One genomic window of Azospirillum sp. TSH100 includes the following:
- a CDS encoding efflux RND transporter periplasmic adaptor subunit produces the protein MKKRPMVVVGGVLTAALGAAAVVTLSMHTQEASAVSDPRQEAPIVRLAAAVPVAGSDRGFTGVVGARVQSNLGFRVPGKIIERLATVGQPVKAGQPLMRIDETDLRLALTAKRNAVAAARAAFVQTQADERRYASLLNDGWASRQRHEQAKAALDTARAQLASAEADARVAENEATYSVLVADSDGTVVETLGEPGQVVAAGQTVVRIAQAGPREAVVALPETIRPQIGSPAEASLYGVDGQRYGAHLRQLSDAADAQTRTYEARYVLDGDAASAPLGATVTIRLTGWTAGRLGGQTGQADMQVPLGAVLDDGRKTGVWTLDRANSTVRFQPVRLVRVSGDTAVIAGLGLGDPVVSLGAHLLQDGVRVRTAAESGGR, from the coding sequence ATGAAAAAGAGACCCATGGTCGTGGTGGGCGGCGTTCTGACGGCGGCGTTGGGCGCGGCCGCAGTCGTGACGCTGTCCATGCACACACAGGAGGCGTCGGCGGTGAGCGATCCCCGGCAGGAGGCACCGATCGTCCGGCTTGCCGCGGCGGTGCCGGTGGCCGGATCGGACCGCGGTTTCACCGGCGTCGTCGGGGCGAGGGTGCAGAGCAATCTCGGCTTCCGCGTTCCCGGCAAGATCATCGAACGACTGGCGACGGTCGGCCAGCCGGTCAAGGCCGGTCAGCCGCTGATGCGCATCGACGAGACCGACCTGCGCCTCGCCCTCACGGCGAAGCGCAACGCCGTCGCCGCGGCGCGTGCGGCGTTCGTTCAGACCCAGGCGGACGAGCGGCGGTACGCCAGCCTGCTCAACGACGGATGGGCCTCCCGCCAGCGCCATGAACAGGCGAAGGCCGCGCTGGACACCGCCCGGGCGCAGCTTGCCAGCGCCGAGGCGGACGCCCGGGTGGCCGAGAACGAGGCGACCTACTCGGTCCTGGTGGCCGACAGCGACGGCACGGTGGTCGAAACGCTCGGCGAGCCGGGACAGGTCGTCGCCGCCGGCCAGACCGTCGTCCGGATCGCCCAGGCCGGCCCGCGCGAGGCGGTGGTGGCACTGCCCGAAACGATCCGGCCGCAGATCGGCTCGCCAGCCGAGGCCAGCCTCTATGGCGTAGACGGGCAGCGCTACGGCGCGCATCTGCGCCAGCTGTCGGACGCCGCCGATGCCCAGACCCGCACCTATGAGGCGCGCTATGTGCTCGACGGCGACGCCGCCTCGGCACCGCTCGGCGCGACGGTCACCATCAGGCTGACCGGATGGACGGCGGGCCGGCTGGGAGGGCAGACCGGTCAGGCGGACATGCAGGTGCCGCTGGGCGCCGTGCTGGACGACGGCCGGAAAACCGGTGTCTGGACCCTGGACCGCGCCAACTCGACGGTGCGCTTCCAGCCGGTCCGGCTGGTCCGGGTGAGCGGCGACACCGCCGTGATCGCCGGGCTCGGCCTCGGCGACCCGGTGGTGTCGCTCGGCGCCCATCTTCTCCAGGACGGGGTCCGTGTCAGGACGGCCGCCGAGAGCGGGGGCCGGTGA
- a CDS encoding LytTR family DNA-binding domain-containing protein: MPTNAHPNAGPSSPSLPWQSQPVPYGRRVLRRRLPMLTLSILALALLGPFGTFRDMGFAFRLAYWGGLIATGWSMFELVVLVARRVLPNLERTWPLMLGAAYLTVGILQTLVVALLESRLRGQDFLTAAGLAEMFGYVLVITLLVSALPVWLELRDHGVIGQQPPAPRPTQETGSGPGRPAPFLDRIPAKLGHDLLALEMEDHYVRVHTALGSDLILMRMRDAVAELAGLDGRQVHRSYWVAASAVATVERKPDGKLSLRLTNGLLVPVSRTHAPSVRAAGWTEKAVS; this comes from the coding sequence TTGCCGACCAACGCGCACCCCAACGCCGGACCCTCATCGCCCAGTCTCCCCTGGCAATCGCAGCCCGTTCCCTACGGCCGCCGCGTGCTGCGGCGGCGGCTGCCGATGCTGACGCTCTCCATCCTAGCATTGGCTCTGCTGGGACCGTTCGGCACCTTCCGGGACATGGGCTTCGCCTTCCGGCTTGCCTATTGGGGCGGCCTGATCGCCACCGGCTGGTCGATGTTCGAGCTGGTGGTGCTGGTCGCCCGCCGCGTGCTGCCGAACCTGGAACGCACATGGCCGCTGATGCTGGGCGCCGCCTACCTGACCGTCGGCATCCTGCAGACCCTGGTGGTCGCCCTGCTGGAAAGCCGGCTGCGCGGCCAGGATTTCCTCACCGCCGCCGGGCTGGCCGAGATGTTCGGCTATGTGCTGGTCATCACCCTGCTGGTGTCGGCCCTGCCGGTTTGGCTTGAACTGCGCGATCACGGCGTTATCGGCCAGCAGCCGCCCGCCCCGCGGCCAACGCAGGAAACCGGGAGCGGTCCCGGCCGCCCCGCCCCCTTCCTCGACCGCATCCCGGCGAAGCTCGGCCACGACCTGCTGGCGCTGGAGATGGAGGACCATTATGTCCGCGTCCACACCGCGCTCGGCAGCGACCTGATCCTGATGCGGATGCGCGATGCGGTGGCGGAACTGGCGGGCCTCGACGGCCGACAGGTCCACCGCTCCTACTGGGTCGCGGCATCGGCGGTCGCGACGGTGGAGCGCAAGCCCGACGGCAAGCTGTCGCTGCGCCTGACCAACGGCCTGCTGGTCCCGGTCAGCCGCACCCATGCGCCATCGGTGCGCGCCGCCGGCTGGACCGAGAAAGCCGTCTCTTAA
- a CDS encoding HAMP domain-containing sensor histidine kinase codes for MPRPTVATSLSAKLLLLTILFVLLAEVLIYAPSIARFRMSYLEERLAAAHIAALSVEAAPDLMVTKELQAKLLAYTGTHVIDLIQPGARVYMLSRPMPPQADAVYDLRGTGMGMQFVDAGNALWLAMEGALGGAIGPQRDRVIRVIDRSPNDPAQRVEVTMDERPLIDAMLDFSRRILAVSVAISLIAAILVYVTLHALLVRPMRRLTAEVVAFRRDPDGAPPLVPGTRADEIGVAERELAAMQGTVRAALRQRERLATLGTAVAKINHDLRGILSTASLLSERLTESADPEVRRVTPRLVASLDRAVELCGQTLSFTRDGVLPLSPAPAELRRLVEDAGAEVLATARPDGGRVEAEWINEVPVGTPVTVDAAQLGRALVNLGRNAVQAGADRVRISAEAGPSGRLTLTVADNGPGLAPRARENLFQPFAGSARAGGVGLGLAIAREVLRAHGGDLRLVESAAAGTTFALDIPQCNVDIGAIAVAGHKSFVSH; via the coding sequence ATGCCCCGCCCCACCGTCGCGACAAGCCTGTCGGCCAAGCTTCTGCTGCTCACCATCCTGTTCGTGCTGCTGGCGGAGGTGCTGATCTACGCCCCCTCCATCGCGCGATTCCGCATGAGCTATCTGGAGGAAAGGCTGGCCGCCGCCCACATCGCGGCATTGTCGGTGGAGGCCGCCCCCGACCTGATGGTGACGAAGGAATTGCAGGCCAAGCTGCTGGCCTATACCGGCACCCACGTCATCGACCTGATCCAGCCGGGGGCGCGGGTCTACATGCTGTCGCGCCCGATGCCGCCACAGGCCGATGCCGTGTACGACCTGCGCGGCACCGGCATGGGCATGCAGTTCGTCGATGCCGGCAACGCCCTGTGGCTCGCCATGGAGGGCGCCCTGGGGGGAGCGATTGGGCCGCAGCGCGACCGGGTGATCCGGGTGATCGACCGCTCGCCCAACGACCCGGCCCAGCGCGTCGAGGTGACGATGGACGAGCGGCCGCTGATCGACGCCATGCTGGACTTCTCCCGCCGCATCCTGGCTGTGTCGGTCGCCATCTCGCTGATCGCGGCGATCCTGGTCTATGTCACGCTGCATGCCCTGCTGGTGCGGCCGATGCGGAGGCTGACCGCCGAGGTCGTCGCCTTCCGCCGCGATCCCGACGGCGCCCCGCCGCTGGTGCCCGGCACCCGGGCCGACGAGATCGGCGTGGCGGAGCGCGAGCTTGCCGCCATGCAGGGCACGGTGCGCGCGGCGCTGCGCCAGCGTGAACGACTCGCCACGCTGGGCACCGCGGTGGCGAAGATCAACCACGACCTGCGCGGCATCCTGTCCACCGCCTCCCTCCTGTCGGAGCGGCTGACCGAGAGCGCCGATCCGGAGGTGCGGCGGGTGACGCCGCGGCTGGTCGCCTCGCTCGACCGGGCGGTGGAGCTGTGCGGCCAGACCCTGTCCTTCACCCGCGACGGCGTCCTGCCGCTCTCCCCCGCGCCGGCCGAGCTGCGCCGGCTGGTGGAGGACGCCGGGGCCGAGGTTCTTGCCACCGCCCGTCCCGACGGCGGCCGGGTGGAGGCCGAATGGATCAACGAGGTTCCCGTCGGCACGCCCGTGACGGTCGATGCCGCCCAGCTTGGCCGGGCCCTGGTCAATCTCGGCCGCAACGCGGTGCAGGCCGGAGCCGACCGGGTGCGGATCTCCGCCGAGGCCGGACCGTCGGGACGGCTGACCCTGACGGTCGCAGACAATGGTCCCGGCCTCGCCCCGCGGGCGCGGGAAAACCTGTTCCAGCCCTTCGCCGGATCGGCCCGGGCCGGCGGGGTCGGCCTCGGCCTCGCCATCGCGCGGGAGGTGCTGCGCGCCCATGGCGGCGACCTGCGGCTGGTGGAAAGCGCCGCCGCCGGGACAACCTTCGCCCTTGACATACCGCAATGCAACGTGGACATCGGTGCGATAGCTGTTGCAGGGCACAAGTCGTTTGTGTCGCATTGA
- a CDS encoding MATE family efflux transporter, whose protein sequence is MTALLRQEGPAAPAPAYKLPPGVLDGPVVSTMLRLAVPTILVLVVQTLVGVAETWFVGFLGTDALAGVALVFPVLMLMQMMANGGIGGGVSSAVARALGAKRREDAEALIWHAVVLAGAFGILFTAAALLAGPHLYRAMGGTGPALAAALTYSGVVFAGSIPVWVTALLSSALRGAGNVRVPARVISSGTVLLLILSPALIFGWGPFPRLGVAGGGVAVVAYYLFAALALTLYLRSSRSLLKLRVVPLRVGLFKDILGVGFLSAVGTVQVNLTVTLVTAAVGRFGADAIAGYGIASRLDYIQIPLIFGLGTAMVTMVGHNIGAGQVARARSLAWIGAALAFGTTEVIGLAAAIFPQAWIGLFSDDPQVLAMGTLYLRTVAPAYGAAGLGLALYFASQGAKRVLLPVLAGTARMIIAAFIGWSAVIWFDAGLSTLFQITALAAVSYGLLTAAAMIGGAWGRHHAPHPLPLRNPAQ, encoded by the coding sequence ATGACCGCCCTGCTCCGTCAGGAGGGTCCGGCAGCCCCGGCACCCGCCTACAAACTGCCGCCCGGCGTTCTCGACGGGCCGGTGGTGTCGACGATGCTCCGCCTGGCGGTGCCGACGATCCTGGTGCTGGTCGTCCAAACGCTGGTCGGGGTGGCCGAGACCTGGTTCGTCGGCTTTCTCGGCACGGACGCGCTCGCTGGAGTCGCCCTGGTCTTTCCCGTGCTCATGCTCATGCAGATGATGGCGAATGGCGGCATCGGCGGCGGTGTCTCCTCGGCCGTCGCACGGGCCTTGGGAGCGAAACGCCGCGAGGATGCCGAAGCGCTGATCTGGCACGCGGTCGTCCTGGCCGGCGCATTCGGCATCCTCTTCACCGCGGCGGCTCTCCTTGCCGGACCGCACCTCTATCGGGCGATGGGAGGAACCGGGCCAGCGCTGGCGGCGGCGCTCACCTATTCAGGAGTGGTGTTCGCCGGCTCCATTCCGGTCTGGGTCACCGCCCTGCTGTCGTCGGCCCTGCGCGGCGCCGGGAATGTGAGGGTGCCGGCACGGGTGATCTCGTCCGGCACCGTGCTCCTCCTCATCCTGTCGCCGGCCCTGATCTTCGGCTGGGGCCCCTTTCCCCGTCTCGGCGTCGCCGGCGGCGGTGTCGCGGTGGTCGCCTACTACCTGTTCGCGGCACTTGCGCTGACGCTGTATCTGCGCTCTTCGAGGAGCCTGCTGAAGCTCAGGGTCGTTCCCCTGCGCGTGGGTCTGTTCAAGGACATACTCGGGGTGGGTTTCCTGTCGGCGGTCGGCACCGTCCAGGTCAATCTCACCGTCACCCTCGTCACCGCAGCGGTCGGCCGGTTCGGCGCCGATGCCATCGCCGGGTACGGCATCGCCTCGCGCCTCGACTACATCCAGATTCCGCTGATCTTCGGGCTCGGCACCGCCATGGTCACCATGGTCGGCCACAACATCGGGGCCGGCCAGGTGGCGCGGGCGCGCAGCTTAGCCTGGATCGGGGCCGCTCTCGCCTTCGGAACGACCGAGGTCATCGGCCTCGCCGCCGCGATCTTCCCGCAAGCCTGGATCGGCCTGTTCAGCGACGATCCCCAGGTATTGGCGATGGGCACCCTCTATCTGCGGACCGTGGCGCCGGCTTACGGTGCGGCCGGGCTGGGATTGGCGCTCTATTTCGCCAGCCAGGGAGCGAAGCGCGTCCTGCTCCCCGTCCTGGCCGGCACCGCCCGCATGATCATCGCGGCCTTCATCGGCTGGTCTGCGGTCATCTGGTTCGATGCCGGACTGTCGACCCTGTTCCAGATCACAGCCCTGGCGGCGGTCTCCTACGGCCTTCTGACGGCGGCAGCGATGATCGGCGGAGCCTGGGGCCGGCATCACGCTCCCCATCCGCTGCCCCTGAGAAATCCCGCGCAATAA
- a CDS encoding DUF2141 domain-containing protein has translation MIAPVTVTLLALTAVGTAAAGELRATVRNVKPNQGKVMVALFDSVEAEMAKRPRAGYFAAALGAEVQVVFPDLPAGHYGLIAFQDLDNNGEMATGLFGIPAEPHGFSRSARGSFGPPGFDDYAVAVGASGITTTEIRLVE, from the coding sequence ATGATCGCCCCGGTAACGGTTACGCTGCTGGCGCTGACCGCCGTGGGAACGGCCGCTGCCGGGGAGCTTCGCGCAACCGTCCGCAACGTCAAGCCCAATCAGGGCAAGGTGATGGTCGCGCTGTTCGACAGCGTCGAGGCGGAAATGGCGAAGCGGCCCAGAGCCGGCTATTTCGCCGCGGCGCTGGGGGCCGAGGTGCAGGTGGTGTTCCCCGATCTGCCGGCCGGCCACTATGGGCTGATCGCCTTCCAGGATCTGGACAACAATGGGGAGATGGCCACCGGTCTGTTCGGCATTCCGGCCGAACCGCACGGCTTCAGCCGTTCCGCCCGCGGCAGCTTCGGTCCGCCCGGGTTCGACGACTATGCGGTGGCGGTCGGTGCCTCGGGGATTACGACGACGGAGATCAGGCTGGTGGAGTGA
- a CDS encoding oxidoreductase, whose translation MDKTNRGIALVTGASSGIGYAAAEALRAAGFEVFGTSRLAGAEGPDGVTMLTCDVTDDASVAALVDEVLDDAGRIDLLVNNAGVGLFGGAEESSLAQAQALFDVNMFGVIRMTNAVLPIMRRQKSGRIINLSSAHGFIPAPYFALYAATKHAVEGYSQSLDHELRTLGIRVTLVEPAYTRTSFDGNLIKPDRSLDAYASARAGMTVAVEDAIRKGDTPETVAETIVKAATDSEPKLRYPAGKLARQVSLLRRFVPAAAFDKSLRRMLRLPV comes from the coding sequence ATGGATAAGACCAATCGCGGCATCGCCCTGGTGACGGGCGCATCGTCCGGTATCGGCTACGCGGCGGCCGAGGCCCTGCGCGCGGCAGGGTTCGAGGTGTTCGGGACCAGCCGTCTTGCGGGCGCCGAAGGGCCTGACGGCGTCACCATGCTGACCTGCGACGTCACCGACGACGCGTCCGTGGCGGCCCTGGTCGACGAGGTGCTGGACGACGCCGGCCGCATCGATCTGCTGGTCAACAATGCCGGTGTGGGCCTCTTCGGTGGTGCGGAGGAATCCTCGCTCGCACAGGCGCAGGCGCTGTTCGACGTGAACATGTTCGGCGTCATCCGCATGACCAATGCGGTGCTGCCGATCATGCGGCGCCAGAAAAGCGGCAGGATCATCAATCTCAGTTCGGCGCACGGATTCATTCCGGCCCCCTACTTCGCGCTCTATGCGGCGACGAAACATGCGGTGGAAGGCTACTCCCAGTCGCTGGACCATGAACTGCGCACGCTGGGCATCCGGGTCACGCTGGTCGAGCCCGCCTATACCCGAACCTCGTTCGACGGGAACCTCATCAAGCCGGATCGGTCGCTCGATGCCTATGCGTCCGCGCGCGCCGGTATGACCGTGGCCGTCGAGGACGCGATCAGGAAGGGCGACACACCCGAGACCGTGGCCGAAACCATCGTGAAGGCCGCGACGGACTCCGAACCGAAGCTGCGCTACCCGGCAGGGAAGCTGGCGCGCCAAGTCAGCCTGCTGCGCCGTTTCGTCCCGGCTGCCGCCTTCGACAAGAGCCTGCGCAGGATGCTGCGGCTGCCGGTCTGA
- a CDS encoding TetR/AcrR family transcriptional regulator: MRVSRVQAEENRQTVINVASRLFREHGFDGIGLKDLMEAAGLTQGAFYKQFASKEDLAAQASSRALESASCRWTAAATANPGDPLGPVIDFYLSAGHREERTDGCPIVALGSDVARHGVAVKSSFEAGIRTHLDILERLISETRGDEFKSKAMAILSLMVGALTLSRVVNDPALAQAFLDTAAAQVRNIAAA, encoded by the coding sequence ATGCGTGTGAGTCGCGTTCAGGCTGAGGAAAACCGGCAGACTGTCATCAACGTGGCGAGCCGTCTTTTTCGGGAGCACGGCTTCGACGGCATCGGCCTCAAGGATTTGATGGAGGCGGCGGGCCTGACCCAGGGCGCCTTCTACAAGCAGTTCGCCTCGAAGGAGGATCTGGCGGCTCAGGCATCAAGCCGGGCGCTGGAGAGCGCGTCTTGCCGCTGGACGGCGGCGGCCACGGCGAATCCCGGGGATCCGCTTGGTCCGGTGATCGACTTCTATCTCAGTGCCGGGCACCGCGAGGAAAGGACCGACGGCTGCCCGATCGTGGCGCTCGGTTCCGATGTCGCCAGACACGGCGTTGCGGTGAAATCGTCGTTTGAAGCCGGGATCAGGACCCATCTCGACATCCTCGAACGCCTGATTTCGGAAACGCGGGGTGACGAGTTCAAAAGCAAGGCGATGGCGATTCTCTCGCTGATGGTCGGCGCGCTGACACTCTCGCGTGTCGTCAACGATCCCGCCCTTGCCCAGGCCTTTCTGGATACGGCCGCTGCCCAGGTCCGCAATATTGCCGCCGCGTGA
- a CDS encoding methyltransferase domain-containing protein, which produces MTLSLAWDPTAFATIDVLRRRPVMDLTAALPLSLMPRTIVDLGCGAGQLSRLLAGRWPLADVLAVDHSPAMLRWAADTPSRVRYRQADLAVWRPHWPVDLVISAGGLQHVAGHERLFPDLLQSLGPGGVLAVALPRPQDQTAHRLLLETAADGPWADRLRDAWPTAEDVGQRYGSQDYYDWLAPQGAVVDLWETEYFHALDGDVPLLQWLHQSAIVPVMDRLTGPDLDQFLAAYRHRLERAYPQHSSGSALVPTKWLFLLARV; this is translated from the coding sequence ATGACACTCAGTCTGGCATGGGACCCAACCGCCTTCGCGACGATTGACGTCCTGCGCCGCCGTCCGGTCATGGACCTGACGGCGGCGCTTCCCCTCTCCCTGATGCCCCGCACCATCGTCGATCTCGGTTGCGGTGCCGGACAGCTGTCGCGGCTGCTGGCGGGGCGCTGGCCGCTCGCCGACGTGCTGGCGGTCGATCATTCACCTGCGATGCTGCGCTGGGCCGCCGACACGCCGTCGCGCGTGCGCTACCGGCAGGCCGATCTGGCGGTCTGGCGTCCGCATTGGCCGGTGGACCTCGTGATCTCCGCCGGCGGACTGCAGCATGTGGCCGGGCACGAGCGGCTGTTCCCCGACCTGTTGCAATCGCTCGGTCCCGGCGGCGTCCTGGCCGTCGCCCTGCCCCGGCCGCAGGACCAGACCGCACACCGCCTGCTGCTGGAGACGGCCGCCGATGGTCCCTGGGCCGACCGGCTGCGCGACGCCTGGCCCACGGCCGAGGACGTGGGCCAAAGGTACGGTTCCCAGGATTATTACGACTGGCTCGCCCCCCAGGGCGCCGTGGTCGATTTGTGGGAGACCGAGTATTTCCACGCGCTGGACGGCGACGTGCCGCTTCTGCAATGGCTGCATCAGTCGGCGATCGTCCCGGTGATGGACCGCCTGACCGGCCCCGACCTCGACCAATTCCTCGCCGCCTACCGCCACCGGCTGGAGAGGGCATACCCACAGCATTCCAGCGGCAGCGCCCTGGTCCCGACCAAGTGGCTGTTCCTGCTGGCGCGGGTGTAG
- a CDS encoding TetR/AcrR family transcriptional regulator has protein sequence MTVGTSARRTAILKIAGRTFLRHGYADASMDGIAAEVGGSKSTLYRYFPSKAALFAAYVEEIGTLAWTALAAVDEEGKDPEAVLQDTARAYLDLILSPSTLAVTRLVMAETGRFPEIGRLFYERGIRRAEQQIAAILHRLAERSATPDRSFLALPGAAAHFRSLCEAGLHEECLWGVDESASREDVIRIARQAAACFLRGWPGQLPRGVEPVPVSPSCA, from the coding sequence ATGACAGTCGGCACATCCGCCCGACGGACGGCGATCCTGAAGATTGCCGGCCGGACCTTTCTCCGGCACGGCTATGCCGATGCCTCGATGGACGGCATCGCCGCCGAGGTGGGCGGATCAAAGAGCACGCTCTATCGCTATTTCCCGTCCAAGGCAGCCCTGTTCGCCGCCTATGTCGAGGAAATCGGGACGTTGGCCTGGACCGCTCTTGCCGCTGTGGACGAGGAGGGCAAGGATCCCGAGGCCGTTCTGCAGGATACGGCGCGAGCTTATCTGGATCTGATATTGTCCCCTTCCACGCTCGCAGTGACCAGGCTCGTGATGGCTGAAACCGGTCGTTTTCCGGAAATCGGCCGTCTCTTCTACGAGCGCGGCATCCGGCGCGCGGAACAGCAAATCGCAGCGATCCTGCATCGCCTGGCCGAACGGAGCGCCACGCCGGACCGGAGCTTTCTGGCACTGCCCGGCGCCGCCGCCCATTTCCGGTCCCTCTGTGAAGCCGGCCTCCATGAAGAATGCCTGTGGGGCGTAGACGAATCCGCTTCCCGCGAAGACGTCATCCGCATTGCCCGGCAGGCGGCTGCCTGCTTCCTGCGCGGCTGGCCGGGACAGCTGCCACGCGGTGTCGAGCCGGTGCCCGTCAGCCCTTCATGCGCTTGA
- the rfaE1 gene encoding D-glycero-beta-D-manno-heptose-7-phosphate kinase — protein sequence MSDLARHIDTLSRANVLCLGDVMLDRFVYGSVDRVSPEAPIPVLRVDREVPKLGGAGNVAANLVALEADCRFVSVVGRDGVGTDLLALLRREGVSDGAIVVEDGRQTTVKTRFIAGQQQLLRTDIETVVPITVADRVLDRVRALLPEVGGVILSDYGKGVLTDELVVAVIAAARQAGRTVVVDPKGRDYRRYRGADIVTPNRKELMEATGLPARTDEEVIAAARHLIATCGVGAVVATRSEQGMSVVTAEDAVHLPAEAREVFDVSGAGDTVVATLTAALSVGIGLVDSARLANLAAGIVVGKVGTAVVRSAELLSSLHEQQWRHGEEKVLTRDAAAERAERWRLRGKRVGFTNGCFDLLHPGHISLLKQARAACDVLVVGLNSDASVKRLKGDSRPVQNETARATVLASLGCVDLVVIFGEDTPEMLIHALRPDVLVKGADYTIATVVGADFVQSYGGTVVLAELVQGQSTTNTIKRMKG from the coding sequence ATGAGCGACCTTGCCCGTCACATCGACACCCTGTCGCGCGCCAACGTGCTGTGCCTTGGCGACGTGATGCTCGACCGTTTCGTCTATGGTTCGGTGGACCGGGTGTCGCCGGAGGCGCCGATCCCCGTCCTGCGCGTGGATCGCGAGGTGCCCAAGCTGGGCGGCGCCGGCAATGTCGCCGCCAATCTGGTGGCGCTGGAGGCCGACTGCCGCTTCGTCTCGGTGGTCGGACGCGACGGTGTCGGAACCGACCTGCTGGCCCTGCTGCGGCGCGAGGGCGTCAGCGACGGTGCCATCGTGGTGGAGGACGGCCGCCAGACCACGGTGAAGACCCGCTTCATCGCCGGCCAGCAGCAGCTTCTGCGCACCGACATCGAGACGGTGGTGCCGATCACCGTCGCCGACCGCGTTCTGGACCGCGTGCGCGCGCTGCTGCCCGAAGTGGGCGGCGTCATCCTGTCCGACTACGGCAAGGGCGTGCTGACCGACGAGCTGGTGGTGGCGGTGATCGCCGCCGCCCGGCAGGCCGGGCGCACCGTGGTGGTCGATCCGAAGGGGCGCGACTACCGCCGCTATCGCGGGGCCGACATCGTCACGCCCAACCGCAAGGAGCTGATGGAGGCCACCGGCCTGCCGGCCCGCACCGACGAGGAGGTGATCGCCGCCGCCCGCCACCTGATCGCCACCTGCGGCGTCGGCGCCGTCGTCGCCACCCGCAGCGAACAGGGCATGTCGGTGGTCACGGCCGAGGACGCCGTGCATCTGCCGGCCGAGGCGCGCGAGGTGTTCGACGTGTCGGGCGCCGGCGACACGGTGGTGGCGACGCTGACCGCCGCCCTGTCGGTGGGGATCGGTCTGGTCGATTCGGCGCGTCTGGCCAATCTGGCCGCCGGCATCGTGGTGGGCAAGGTCGGTACCGCGGTGGTCCGCTCGGCCGAGCTGCTGTCCAGCCTGCACGAGCAGCAATGGCGCCATGGCGAGGAGAAGGTGCTGACCCGCGACGCCGCGGCGGAGCGCGCGGAGCGATGGCGCCTGCGCGGCAAGCGGGTCGGCTTCACCAACGGCTGCTTCGACCTGCTGCATCCCGGCCATATCTCGCTGCTGAAGCAGGCGCGGGCGGCTTGCGACGTGCTGGTGGTCGGGCTGAACAGCGACGCGTCGGTGAAGCGGCTGAAGGGTGACAGCCGGCCGGTGCAGAACGAGACGGCGCGCGCCACGGTGCTGGCGTCGCTGGGCTGCGTCGATCTGGTGGTGATCTTCGGCGAGGATACGCCGGAAATGCTGATCCACGCCCTGCGGCCCGACGTGCTGGTCAAGGGGGCCGATTACACCATCGCGACGGTGGTGGGGGCGGATTTCGTCCAGAGCTATGGCGGGACGGTGGTGCTGGCAGAGCTGGTCCAGGGCCAGAGCACGACCAACACCATCAAGCGCATGAAGGGCTGA